A genomic window from Elaeis guineensis isolate ETL-2024a chromosome 3, EG11, whole genome shotgun sequence includes:
- the LOC105036721 gene encoding alpha-1,3-arabinosyltransferase XAT3-like, translating to MAKGPRRLVLGFLLLPLLCAAILRPNIAPLRLWKLQLSHWSNNLILIGRSGSANTEDVEFTRFLLRRLVRGKARRELSQNGISCISDPESDLCVTTDAVRISTATSSSPATVYLTAGQQLPPGFNSFVLRPYPRKTDSFAMQRTAPVHLVAAHSNSPPCDLTHPFPAILFSIGGFAGNFFHDVNDVLIPLFLTAGHLRSRAQLLVADFEPWWTQKYRRVLFHLSSAADLAVASSPSTPVEPKVHCFPAAVVGLKYHGNLLCNSSDAPGGVSTLNFRRFLHSALGLKKDRAAGAERPVLVLISRRTSRALLNEDGVVALAREVGFEVEVAAPTRMTSVGDFAGVVNGCGVLMGVHGAGLTNMVFLPAGAVVVQVVPWGLDWAAAAYYARPARRMGLRYIEYHTAVEESTLYDKYPKDHPVLVDPWSINRQGYNVSRPIYTDGQNLTLDLARFRETLLQALEMLPRPTRLC from the exons ATGGCCAAGGGACCTCGAAGGCTGGTGCTGGGGTTCCTGCTACTGCCTCTGCTCTGTGCCGCCATCCTGCGTCCCAATATCGCGCCTCTTCGTCTCT GGAAGTTGCAGTTATCCCATTGGTCCAACAATCTCATATTGATCGGAAGAAGCGGCAGCGCAAATACTGAGGATGTGGAGTTCACACGGTTTCTTCTGCGGAGACTAGTACGAG GAAAAGCCCGAAGGGAGCTGAGCCAGAATGGCATATCCTGCATATCGGATCCCGAGTCCGACCTATGCGTCACTACAGACGCCGTCAGGATATCCACCGCCACCTCCTCCTCTCCCGCCACCGTCTACCTCACCGCCGGCCAGCAACTTCCCCCCGGCTTCAACTCTTTCGTCCTCCGTCCCTACCCCCGGAAGACCGACTCCTTCGCTATGCAGCGCACGGCCCCCGTCCACCTCGTCGCCGCCCACTCCAATTCCCCGCCCTGCGACCTCACCCACCCATTCCCTGCGATCCTCTTCTccatcggcggcttcgccggtaACTTCTTCCACGACGTCAACGACGTCCTCATCCCCCTCTTCCTCACCGCCGGCCACCTCCGTTCCCGGGCCCAACTCCTCGTCGCCGACTTCGAACCTTGGTGGACCCAGAAGTACCGCCGCGTCCTCTTCCACCTCTCCTCCGCCGCCGACCTCGCCGTCGCCTCCTCTCCCTCGACCCCCGTCGAGCCGAAAGTCCACTGCTTCCCGGCCGCCGTGGTGGGCCTCAAGTACCACGGCAACCTCCTCTGCAACTCCTCCGACGCCCCCGGCGGCGTCTCCACCCTCAACTTCCGGCGCTTCCTCCACAGCGCCCTCGGCCTAAAGAAAGATCGTGCGGCGGGGGCGGAGAGGCCGGTGCTGGTGCTCATCTCGCGGCGGACGTCGAGGGCGCTGCTGAACGAAGACGGGGTGGTGGCGCTGGCGAGGGAGGTGGGGTTCGAGGTTGAGGTGGCGGCGCCGACGAGGATGACGAGCGTGGGGGATTTCGCCGGGGTGGTGAACGGGTGCGGGGTGCTGATGGGGGTGCACGGGGCGGGCCTGACCAACATGGTGTTCCTGCCGGCAGGAGCGGTGGTGGTGCAGGTGGTGCCGTGGGGGCTGGACTGGGCGGCGGCGGCGTACTACGCGCGTCCGGCCAGGAGGATGGGGCTGCGCTACATTGAGTACCACACGGCGGTGGAGGAGAGTACGTTGTATGATAAATATCCCAAGGATCATCCGGTTCTCGTCGATCCATGGTCGATAAACCGGCAAGGGTACAATGTAAGCCGACCGATATATACTGATGGCCAGAACTTGACGCTGGACCTGGCGAGGTTCAGGGAGACGCTATTGCAAGCGTTGGAGATGCTCCCCCGGCCCACCCGTCTTTGCTGA